CAGCCATGGTAGAAGCCGTTAAAACCGCTCAGGCGAAGGTTCTTGCGGGTCTTAAGGAATTCCAGGGCGCATAAATCCGGTTTTTCTGCTTTTTTAGGGAAAACAGCTCCGAAAAGGGCTGTTTTTTCTGCTTTTACGGATTTTGAAACAACCTGTTACTCCTTTATTTTTAAATTTTAGACATGCCCGAATGGTTTAAAAATTTCTCCTGGGAAAGGATCTTCGACGCCCTCGCCGAAAAGTCCCCTGTACCCATCAAAGTTGCGGTAACCGCCGGCAAGTCCTTTCTGTATTACCACGGTCTCACCCGTGCAGCCGCCCTGACTTATACGACCTTCCTTGCAATGGTTCCCCTGCTCATTATGCTGACCTCCATTACGATTGCGGTTGGCATGGGCAGTTTCATGTCCGACTACATCCCCCACATTATCGACATGCTTCCGCTGGACTGGCCCACCGAGCCTCTGATCGAGTTAATCAAGAATGCAGAGACGATTCCCATTGGACGTCTCGGAATTATTGGTGCAGTAGGTCTTTTCGTTACGTTCATCCTGGCATTTGGCAGTCTGGAATCCAACTTCAACGTTGTTTGGGAAAACAAGATTTCTAGAACCCTGATTCGCCAAATCGAGATTTACACCCCGTTCTTCCTCCTGGTCGCCATTACCATCGGCCTTTATGCCGGTTTTGTAAATCACGTACAGAACGTGCTTAATGAAATCGTGGTGGACGGCCTGCACTTCACGCCTGAAGTGACCAAGACCATGATCAACGTCTTCTGGACCATTACATTCCATGCGGCAGCACTGCTGTTCATTTTCTTAATGTTGTACGCCCTGCCCTCCAGACCTAAGATCAAAGGCAGGCCCTATACCAACAAGAAACTTCTGGTTTCGTCAAT
The Fibrobacter sp. UWR4 DNA segment above includes these coding regions:
- a CDS encoding YihY/virulence factor BrkB family protein, coding for MPEWFKNFSWERIFDALAEKSPVPIKVAVTAGKSFLYYHGLTRAAALTYTTFLAMVPLLIMLTSITIAVGMGSFMSDYIPHIIDMLPLDWPTEPLIELIKNAETIPIGRLGIIGAVGLFVTFILAFGSLESNFNVVWENKISRTLIRQIEIYTPFFLLVAITIGLYAGFVNHVQNVLNEIVVDGLHFTPEVTKTMINVFWTITFHAAALLFIFLMLYALPSRPKIKGRPYTNKKLLVSSIGVTALAWVCIIVYVKILVLIQTTLVTRMSIFYGSLAFIPLLLLLVFGVWTIILCGNSLVWTICFWPEAGRRIWNWRGGSSNL